In Acidovorax sp. 106, the following proteins share a genomic window:
- a CDS encoding sensor domain-containing diguanylate cyclase produces the protein MPHMPQRPFRSIASVLIRRTIVLAVLCMLLVFSVQSWLLRAQHQKQFEMAINDVANTSVPLLAVALWDIETQAIAAQLQRITQKPEIGYARLQAAGGQRFEAGNPALLAQGVSRQIAIPSPQPVQGASALGVLELTGNPDYLWQGLRTEGLRILLGYSLLTAGICALIAFMLKQLLQKPLSTVAEFASDVCPRHLTTPLRLNRPPQAHSDEIDQLEAGVIKLQTALQEHIHNLDDLVAERTEQLERLLEEIRHLSVTDGLTGTFNRRALQDRLPAEIDRAQRYGRALSVIFMDIDRFKQFNDTHGHALGDEVLRNAASHVSASLRHGVDWVARYGGEEFVVVLPETELDAAMATAQRLCRSLPEQPLESARVARPAGGSVPPLTISASFGVTAYRAGESTSALLARADALVYEAKSRGRQQVVGRT, from the coding sequence ATGCCCCATATGCCCCAGCGCCCGTTCCGCTCCATTGCCAGTGTGCTCATCCGCCGCACCATCGTGCTGGCGGTGCTGTGCATGTTGCTGGTGTTTAGCGTGCAAAGCTGGCTGCTGCGCGCCCAGCACCAAAAGCAGTTTGAAATGGCGATCAACGATGTGGCCAACACCAGCGTGCCGCTGCTGGCTGTGGCGCTGTGGGACATAGAAACCCAGGCCATTGCCGCGCAACTGCAGCGCATTACCCAGAAGCCAGAGATTGGCTACGCACGCCTGCAAGCAGCGGGTGGCCAGCGCTTCGAGGCAGGCAACCCCGCCCTGCTCGCCCAGGGGGTGTCGCGGCAGATTGCCATCCCGTCGCCCCAACCTGTCCAGGGTGCGTCAGCGCTCGGGGTGTTGGAGCTTACCGGCAACCCTGATTACCTGTGGCAAGGGCTGCGTACCGAGGGGCTGCGCATTTTGCTGGGCTACAGCCTGCTCACCGCGGGCATTTGCGCACTGATTGCCTTCATGCTCAAACAACTGCTGCAAAAACCGCTGTCTACCGTGGCCGAATTTGCCAGCGACGTTTGCCCCCGCCACCTGACCACTCCGCTGCGGCTGAACCGCCCACCCCAGGCGCACAGCGATGAAATCGATCAGCTCGAGGCTGGCGTCATCAAGCTACAGACAGCGCTGCAAGAGCACATCCACAACCTTGATGACCTGGTGGCCGAGCGCACCGAGCAGCTGGAGCGGCTGCTGGAAGAGATTCGCCACCTGTCTGTCACCGATGGGCTCACAGGCACCTTCAACCGGCGCGCGCTGCAAGACAGGCTGCCCGCAGAAATCGACCGTGCCCAGCGCTATGGCCGGGCTTTGTCGGTGATCTTCATGGACATCGACCGCTTCAAGCAGTTCAACGACACCCATGGCCATGCCCTAGGCGACGAGGTGCTGCGCAATGCTGCCAGCCATGTCAGCGCCAGCCTGCGCCATGGGGTGGACTGGGTGGCCCGCTATGGTGGCGAAGAGTTTGTGGTGGTGCTGCCCGAGACCGAGCTGGACGCCGCCATGGCCACCGCGCAACGCCTGTGCCGCAGCCTGCCCGAGCAGCCCCTGGAGTCGGCACGCGTGGCACGCCCTGCCGGGGGCAGCGTGCCGCCGCTGACCATCAGCGCCAGCTTCGGTGTCACGGCCTACCGGGCTGGGGAAAGCACCAGCGCCCTGCTGGCACGCGCCGATGCGCTGGTGTACGAGGCCAAGTCACGTGGCAGGCAGCAGGTGGTGGGCCGGACCTGA